CGTTTCTCAGCTGTTGGCCGAACTAGGTAAGCATTTCTTTTATTCAATTCTTTctacgagtttttttttttacgtcatAGCTTAAATGAATCTTCTTCTTATGGTATAGTGGTGGATTTTTTAAGCGAGAAGGGAGAACCAAAGATCATGAGGTATTTATTTTCTAATGCTAAATGGTGATGGTTGCTTTCTTCATCCTTGTTAACATGTTGGGGGGGTTTATGCAGGTTCTGATTTGTAGGTTGATTGATAGACCTCTACGCCCCACTATGCCCAAAGGTTTCTACAACGAAACTCAGATATTATCCTGGGTATGCTTCTTTGCTttctttagttttgttattaTTCATGAACATgacttgcatttttttttattactacttAACCATGTAGGAAGATGGATGTATTCATTTAATTGTTTGTGGTTTGTTTCAGGTTTTGAGCTACGATGGGTTACACGCACCTGATGCTTTAGCTGTTACATCTGCTGGAATAGCTGTGTATGTAGGATCATCGTGCTTCCATTTTAACATGAacgaagcttttttttttttttttgtaaacgacATTGACATGGCTTTGTAATGAATGAATACCCACAGAGCTCTTTCAGAAGTGCCAAACTCAAAGGCAGTTGCAGGAGTTAGAGTGGGTCTTATTGGGGGCGAGTTTATCGTCAACCCAACGGTGAAGGAGATGGAAGAATCACAGCTAGATTTGTTTCTAGCGGGAACAGATTCTGCAATTTTAACTATAGAGGTCAGAGTTCAATCTACACCTGAAGATTGCAAGATTTGCTCATTTTCTCCTGTTCTGTTTTTATCTTGACTCAGCTCTTTGCTCATTGCAGGGATATAGTAATTTTCTTCCTGAGGAAATGTTGGTCAAAGCTGTTAAAGTTGGACAGGTACTTCAGTTTCTAATTGAgattattttcaattttctaGAGATCTGAATTGCAAGGCTGCCAAGGCCAATGTTTCATACGGCTGTATGTAGATTCGGCCTTGCTGGATTGGTGCTGAATGTGAggcttttctatttttttttaccaggATGCTGTACAAGCTACATGCACTGCTATTGAAGCTTTAGCAAAGAAATATGGAAAGCCCAAGATGGTTGATGCTATCAGATTACCACCTCCTGAGCTTTACAAGCATGTGAAAGtatgttttctgttttgttttgcaaGAATGTGATATTATCTCCTAGATTTAGTGTTCACATCGATTGTTTTCCGCACACAGGAGCTTGCTGGTGAGGAATTGAGCAAAGCGCTACAGATTAAGAGCAAAATAGCAAGAAGGAAAGCAATAACGTCCCTGGAAGAAAAGGTTTTGACGATACTGACTGAGAAGGGATATGTGATTGATGAGGCAGCATTTGGAACCACAGAAGCACAACCGGAGCTGTTGGaggatgaagatgaggatgaggaagttGTTCCTGAAGGTGAGGTGGACCAAGGTGATGTTCACATAAGGCCGATCCCTCGGAAACCTATTCCTTTGGTGAGTCACTTAACATTTCTCTACATGGTAGCTTGAAACTGagcttttatcttcttttttcttctatgCTAACAAACAATGTGATTGCCCTTGTGTAGCTATTTTCAGAAGTAGATGTGAAGCTGGTCTTCAAAGAAGTATCTTCAAAGCTCCTGAGGAGGCGAATTGTTGAGGTATATCATCTGATTTGGTGGTATCTCTTCTGATTACGTACATCTTTGATTCTATTTTACCTATTTCTCATCCACAGGGAGGTAAAAGAAGTGATGGTCGAACTCCGGATGGGATTCGTCCAATTAACTCTAGATGTGGACTGCTTCCAAGGGCACATGGTAGCTCTCTTTTCACACGCGGTGAAACGCAGGTAACAAAGAAATGTGTTCTTCAGGGGAATATCTGCTTGATTGTCTTGTCGCCTTTAATGCATGTTAATGAAGTTTCTTATTCTCATATGCTTTGAGATAAGGAACATTTTTGTATGATTCTTTCAGGCACTGGCAGTTGTTACTCTTGGTGATAAACAAATGGCACAGAGAATTGACAACCTTGAGGGTTCTGATGAATACAAGAGGTTTTATCTTCAGGTCTATTCAATATTTTTACCTTCTTTTCActcttgttattattatttacaGAACAATATATAGCATCTAAGATAAATATTTGGGAATTTTCAATGCTTAGtctcttttttcattttcttgttgaGCTCAAAGAGTTTTTTCTAAGCTACTCCTTTTTGATGTTTCAGTACACTTTTCCTCCATCGTCAGTTGGTGAAGTTGGGAGAATTGGAGCACCTGGTAGAAGAGAAATAGGTCATGGGACACTAGCAGAGCGAGCATTGGAGACTATATTACCTGGTGATGATGATTTTCCTTACACTATACGTGTTGAGAGTACAATACTTGAAAGCAATGGTTCTTCAAGGTCAGCTTCTTTTTATTCTATGTCTGGCTGTTGGATCTGCGTGTGCTAAGTGACTGATTTGTGCTTGCTACCTAAATTATAACAGCATGGCATCTGTTTGTGGCGGTTGCTTGGCTTTGCAAGATGCTGGAGTTCCAGTAAAATGCTCTGTTGCTGGCATAGCAATGGGAATGGTTTGGGATACAGAAGAGTTTGGTGGTGATGGATCTCCCCTTATCCTCTCTGACATAACTGGAGCTGAAGATGCATCTGGTGATATGGACTTTAAGGtcagaaaaaatataaaggATTCTTCTTCAAGGTCCTTTACATTGACTTGAATGCTGACGTCTTTGATTTGTTTGACAATAGGTTGCTGGGAATGAAGATGGTGTTACCGCGTTTCAGATGGACATTAAGGTTATTATCCGCTCCTCAATTTACACTACTGAAATGGTTTTAATGGCAACAGATGAATCTGTTAGTAACTTTCTTGTCTGTAATCTTGAACTTAGGTAGGAGGAATCACTTTAGATATAATGGAAAAGGCTCTGATACAGGCAAAAGCTGGGCGTCGCCATATTCTTGGTAAGACATTCTTGAAAGTTCCGTCTTGAAGATGTAATTTactaatttttctttctttccttgcAGCTGAAATGGCAAAGTGCTCACCACCTCCTATGTTGAGTCTCTCAAAATACGCTCCGTTGATACATATCATGAAGGTTTGGCTTTAACTCACTTTCCCTAGAGTCACTCAGTCTAAAACCTTATTGGCTGGCTTATACTAAAGATTGTTGGCCTTTCATATGCTTTAGGTCCATCCAAGCAAAGTATACTCTCTTATTGGTTCTGGTGGGAAGAAAGTAAAGAGTATCATTGAAGAATCAGGAGTTGAAGCCATTGATATGCAAGATGATGGCACTGTAAGATTCTTACaggattttgtttgtttttttttcattcttctgTATGGCTGTTTCATCATCTTAACCTTTTTTCTTTGTCAAGGTCAAAATTATGGCAAATGATATAGCAAGTTTGGAGAGGGCCAAAGCGATAATCAGTGGGTTGACAATGGTTCCAGCTGTTGGTGATATCTATAGGCATGTCTCTCTTTCTACACAATCACCTTATTAGGAATCTGCATTTGGAGTctgacttttatttttaatcaggAATTGTGAAATCAAATCAATGGCTCCTTATGGTGCCTTTGTAGAGATTGCCCCTGGGAGAGAAGGACTTTGCCATGTCAGTGAGCTAAGTGCTGAATGGCTTGCAAAACCAGAGGATGTGAGCATAATAACCCATTGATCTCTTACCTTTTGTAGAaagttttatcttatatatccCTCATTAATCTTTGTCCTTTCAGGCCTATAATATAGGAGACCGCATTGATGTCAAACTAATAGAGGTCAGCAAGTTCTTTGCGTCTCTGTAACTCATGGAGACATTATAACTGAATGAGTTGTTGAACAAGAGAAACATTGGTAATGCAGGTGAACGAAAAAGGTCAGCTTCGGCTTAGTGTACGAGCTTTGCTTCCGGAATCAGAGTCAGACAAAGACAGCCAGAAACAACCACCAACTGGTGGTGATTCTACCAAGAGTTCACCAAGGAAGTATGTGAATCCTTCGTTGAAGGACCGTGCAGCTACTACAGGAGCATCTGGGGATGAACTTGTCTGGAAGAAGAAAGATGTCGGGAGAGCATCAGGTGGTGACAAGCCAATGAAAAGCAATAGCAGTGGCAACGAAGAAGATAGA
The window above is part of the Brassica napus cultivar Da-Ae chromosome C3, Da-Ae, whole genome shotgun sequence genome. Proteins encoded here:
- the LOC106447612 gene encoding polyribonucleotide nucleotidyltransferase 1, chloroplastic gives rise to the protein MLTSPSNALHSTPHFWPIRRSRLLLRPRNFPRFHSGGGNFCSLSLLSARSGPSRFRIRALAGPEASEDGGLAFPNHVSVKIPFGNREILVETGLMGRQASSAVTVTDGETIVYTSVCLADVPSEPSDFLPLYVHYQERFSAVGRTSGGFFKREGRTKDHEVLICRLIDRPLRPTMPKGFYNETQILSWVLSYDGLHAPDALAVTSAGIAVALSEVPNSKAVAGVRVGLIGGEFIVNPTVKEMEESQLDLFLAGTDSAILTIEGYSNFLPEEMLVKAVKVGQDAVQATCTAIEALAKKYGKPKMVDAIRLPPPELYKHVKELAGEELSKALQIKSKIARRKAITSLEEKVLTILTEKGYVIDEAAFGTTEAQPELLEDEDEDEEVVPEGEVDQGDVHIRPIPRKPIPLLFSEVDVKLVFKEVSSKLLRRRIVEGGKRSDGRTPDGIRPINSRCGLLPRAHGSSLFTRGETQALAVVTLGDKQMAQRIDNLEGSDEYKRFYLQYTFPPSSVGEVGRIGAPGRREIGHGTLAERALETILPGDDDFPYTIRVESTILESNGSSSMASVCGGCLALQDAGVPVKCSVAGIAMGMVWDTEEFGGDGSPLILSDITGAEDASGDMDFKVAGNEDGVTAFQMDIKVGGITLDIMEKALIQAKAGRRHILAEMAKCSPPPMLSLSKYAPLIHIMKVHPSKVYSLIGSGGKKVKSIIEESGVEAIDMQDDGTVKIMANDIASLERAKAIISGLTMVPAVGDIYRNCEIKSMAPYGAFVEIAPGREGLCHVSELSAEWLAKPEDAYNIGDRIDVKLIEVNEKGQLRLSVRALLPESESDKDSQKQPPTGGDSTKSSPRKYVNPSLKDRAATTGASGDELVWKKKDVGRASGGDKPMKSNSSGNEEDRGSLVNGEATIS